The proteins below are encoded in one region of Pomacea canaliculata isolate SZHN2017 linkage group LG7, ASM307304v1, whole genome shotgun sequence:
- the LOC112568606 gene encoding uncharacterized protein LOC112568606 produces MGTILRFMMFFFFYLLCLPLCVLCTATNCTQIVQNKDVGDSLILSENTFLNLSNKLPEVTCKSFLIEVKVCASGKLHKFCKCRWTVDNFLKCTSECIDMVCEADNSEMRMSLLVRRMYSEVVWELLENNSLPVVLNHTKLQVNYRPQITQLMVNDDQANRTHTVDEKQEVNISCFFSNGNPPSNISMLDDNGNTLSSSSDREGYLVLSREFRCHDVWPTIHCQAPGSELNRSMSILVRCLPELSFFAAQVANWTSVLQGLTLRFKSHTSNISKCLMTELYSGHTSRNVTCTLSGRAPEFNLTLHFGEETWIRPGNWTLDITTEFGITNITFELINDTAHTGVSPSSEYPGQLTESNILLVISGCLLTVIVFSAGLSILCVVKFAKHHGVQGVQGFDSNNSEEHQDDALYENRGNAMIGSVVAVCSSEAEQHHTQTLGHRNADGLIYGELDFGDKEPSDVIIGSLPDNHYAQINFAASIHPP; encoded by the exons atgggCACAATCCTACGCTTTATgatgttcttctttttctaccTGCTTTGCTTGCCTTTATGTGTACTGTGCACTGCGACAAACT GTACACAAATAGTTCAAAACAAAGATGTTGGAGATAGCCTCATTCtttcagaaaatacttttttaaatttaagcaATAAACTGCCGGAAGTGACTTGTAAGTCATTTTTAATTGAGGTAAAAGTGTGTGCATCAGGAAAGCTACATAAATTCTGCAAGTGTCGATGGACTGTTGATAATTTTCTGAAATGCACAAGTGAATGTATCGATATGGTGTGTGAGGCTGATAACTCTGAAATGCGCATGTCCTTGCTCGTGAGACGGATGTACAGTGAAGTCGTGTGGGAGCTCCTCGAAAACAACTCTTTACCAGTTGTGCTGAACCATACTAAACTGCAAGTAAACT ACCGTCCACAAATCACCCAACTTATGGTAAATGACGATCAGGCTAACAGGACACACACTGTTGATGAGAAGCAGGAAGTAAACATCTCATGTTTCTTCTCAAACGGGAACCCTCCAAGCAATATTAGCATGCTGGATGACAATGGGAATACTTTGAGTTCATCAAGTGACAGAGAAGGATATCTCGTGCTGTCTCGGGAATTTCGTTGCCATGATGTCTGGCCGACTATCCATTGTCAAGCCCCTGGTTCGGAACTGAACAGATCTATGTCCATTCTTGTGAGAT gTCTTCCcgagctttctttctttgctgctcAAGTCGCCAATTGGACAAGCGTCCTACAAGGTCTGACTCTAAGATTCAAATCGCACACAAGTAACATCAGCAAATGTCTGATGACAGAGTTGTACTCTGGACATACCTCCAGAAATGTGACTTGTACACTAAGTGGAAGAGCTCCCGAGTTTAATTTGACTTTGCACTTTGGTGAAGAAACATGGATTAGACCGGGAAACTGGACTCTGGATATCACTACAGAGTTTGGGATCACAAACATAACCTTTGAATTAATTAACGATACGGCTCATA CCGGCGTCTCACCCAGTTCAGAATATCCTGGCCAACTAACAGAAAGCAACATACTCCTGGTAATATCTGGATGTCTTTTGACTGTCATTGTCTTCAGTGCTGGTCTCTCGATCCTTTGCGTGGTAAAGTTTGCCAAACATCATGGCGTACAGG GTGTACAAGGATTTGATTCAAATAACAGCGAAGAACACCAAGACGATGCACTCTATGAAAATCGTG GAAATGCAATGATTGGcagtgttgttgctgtttgctCTTCTGAAGCAGAG cagCACCATACACAAACCTTGGGTCATCGTAATGCCGACGGGTTGATATACGGAGAGTTGGACTTTGGAGACAAAGAACCTTCAGATGTTATCATCGGCTCTTTGCCCGATAACCACTATGCACAGATCAACTTTGCAGCTTCGATTCATCCACCTTAG
- the LOC112568608 gene encoding uncharacterized protein LOC112568608 — MTRRCKHGGLITDRNQMNTHFENLTLMENTSADLTCELKTENNDTFRIEVKICEAGSFYPVCVCRWFSNGSKCTNGRNISMCEADSMEMRISIRVRRNFSDVLWELLEQNSTPVLLRHTKLQVTYPPEIIQLTVNGQEVNGKFITKENQKFTITCSYTNGNPPVYIRMFNNTGHVFRSTNNREGTLVTFLSVYCRDMWPTVSCEAPGSKLNKSVTILVKCLPQLFYMSSQSVDLKGAATGLTLGLKSYTSDIKSCLMTSLHDQSIAREVICELSGSAPEFNLTLRVAKESWLEEGIWMLHVMTELGFSNITVNITNTTVQPETTGSSQDNHHTLILFGCALSATSFIAVIVIYFVLKLVKRRSID, encoded by the exons ATGACAAGACGCTGTAAGCATGGAG gTTTAATAACAGATCGCAATCAAATGAACACACATTTCGAAAATCTCACACTGATGGAAAATACAAGTGCTGATTTGACCTGcgaattaaaaacagaaaacaatgataCATTTCGAATTGAAGTGAAGATTTGTGAAGCAGGTAGTTTCTACCCAGTCTGCGTGTGCCGGTGGTTCTCCAATGGTTCAAAATGCACAAATGGAAGAAACATTTCGATGTGTGAAGCTGACAGCATGGAAATGCGTATATCGATACGTGTAAGAAGAAACTTCAGTGATGTCTTATGGGAGCTCTTAGAACAGAATTCTACTCCAGTTTTATTGAGGCACACTAAACTGCAAGTCACCT ATCCTCCAGAAATCATTCAGCTCACCGTAAACGGACAAGAGGTTAACGGGAAATTCATCACTAAAGAGAATCAAAAGTTCACTATTACTTGTTCCTACACAAACGGAAATCCTCCAGTCTACATTCGCATGTTTAATAACACAGGACACGTGTTTCGTTCAACAAATAATAGAGAAGGCACTCTTGTGACCTTTCTATCTGTTTACTGTCGCGACATGTGGCCGACTGTTAGCTGTGAGGCACCAGGTTCGAAACTGAACAAATCTGTCACCATTCTTGTCAAAT GTTTACCTCAGCTTTTCTACATGTCGAGTCAATCTGTAGACCTGAAAGGTGCTGCTACAGGTTTGACACTTGGCCTGAAATCTTATACAAGTGATATCAAGAGTTGTCTGATGACGAGCCTGCATGATCAGTCCATCGCCAGAGAAGTGATTTGTGAACTCAGTGGAAGTGCACCGGAATTCAACTTGACCCTTCGTGTGGCTAAAGAATCATGGTTAGAAGAAGGGATTTGGATGCTCCATGTCATGACGGAGCTAGGATTTTCAAACATCACTGTAAACATCACCAACACCACGGTTCAGC CAGAAACTACTGGCAGTTCACAAGATAATCACCATACTTTAATCCTGTTTGGATGCGCGCTGAGTGCCACGTCCTTCATCGCTGTTATCGTCATTTACTTTGTCCTCAAACTGGTCAAGAGGCGCAGCATCG attaa
- the LOC112568609 gene encoding uncharacterized protein LOC112568609 has product MRKFRYLCLCLLILWIALYKNEENLVDACMIPYANQTLSEDLIIKENTLSSFIYPISARASVTSHLVAFVIDVKICDSGSSYSACNCRWLQNMDAVCKGQRYNATCWVDNSEMHFSLLIKRTHSDVMWELLRQNYTPLVLKHSKLQVTYPPMITGLHVNGQKVNGTHLVGENQEVIFSCFFINGNPPVTIRMVDDGGHTLSSTGNREGPLTLSRDIRCNEVWPTIRCEAPGSELNKSVAIVVKCLPRFLPLSSEFLDLRRVLHKGLTLLLKSYTRNISKCLMTTLFLLSPSKEVACEVSGSVPDLNLTLHFAANSTIGGGIWTLHVLSELGFSNITIGLVNSTSQFYGRWPEVSNDGNGLKTSCKNEVVIVQSAPTFLPLVS; this is encoded by the exons ATGCGCAAGTTCAgatacttgtgtttgtgtttgttaatcCTTTGGATCGCCTTGTACAAGAATGAAGAAAACTTGGTTGATGCTT GTATGATCCCTTATGCAAATCAAACACTTTCAGAAGATTTAATAATCAAAGAGAACACACTCTCCAGTTTTATTTATCCTATCTCAGCAAGAGCCAGCGTGACTTCTCACTTGGTTGCCTTTGTCATAGATGTTAAGATATGTGACAGTGGATCGTCCTACAGTGCCTGCAACTGCCGATGGCTGCAGAACATGGACGCCGTgtgcaaaggtcaaaggtacAATGCCACCTGCTGGGTGGACAACTCAGAAATGCATTTTTCGCTTCTCATTAAAAGAACACACAGTGATGTTATGTGGGAGCTTTTACGACAGAACTACACTCCACTTGTACTAAAGCACTCTAAGCTGCAAGTAACCT ACCCTCCAATGATCACGGGCTTGCATGTAAATGGACAAAAGGTCAATGGAACACACCTTGTTGGGGAGAACCAGGAGGTCATATTCTCTTGTTTCTTCATAAATGGAAATCCCCCGGTCACCATTCGCATGGTGGATGACGGTGGACACACATTAAGTTCAACTGGGAACCGAGAAGgtcctctcactctctctcgaGATATTCGATGCAACGAAGTGTGGCCGACCATCAGATGTGAGGCACCAGGCTCGGAACTTAACAAATCGGTGGCCATTGTTGtcaaat gtttgCCTCGGTTCCTCCCATTGTCTAGTGAATTCTTAGACCTGAGAAGAGTTTTACACAAAGGCCTGACTCTTCTACTAAAATCCTACACAAGGAATATCAGTAAATGTCTCATGACTACATTGTTCCTACTCTCTCCCAGCAAGGAGGTGGCATGCGAGGTTAGCGGAAGTGTGCCGGACCTCAACTTGACCCTTCACTTTGCTGCCAATTCTACGATTGGAGGGGGCATTTGGACATTACATGTTTTATCAGAGCTAGGATTTTCCAACATAACGATTGGACTGGTCAACAGCACATCCCAAT TTTATGGTCGGTGGCCTGAAGTAAGCAATGATGGAAATGGGCTAAAGACAA GTTGCAAAAATGAGGTTGTGATTGTTCAAAGTGCACCTACTTTCTTGCCTCTCGTTTCCTGA